A single window of Nicotiana sylvestris chromosome 3, ASM39365v2, whole genome shotgun sequence DNA harbors:
- the LOC138887680 gene encoding putative late blight resistance protein homolog R1A-3, with protein sequence MEDVNIDENAPTPTPTTQVTEEEPVGLEDDADKIIKLLTRGIRERDIVSIFGIPGLEKTTLAKKIFKDSSIVSHFDVRAWVTISQSYDVRELLRIIYKQVTGNRIMLTTRLKHVAMEVKNCTNPYSPRFLTREASWKLLQEKAFQKETCPPELQDVGVQIAEYCKGLPLTVVLIGGILAKRKECLRVV encoded by the exons ATGGAGGATGTCAACATTGATGAGAATGCTCCAACTCCTACACCAACTACTCAAGTAACTGAAGAGGAACCAGTGGGGCTTGAGGATGATGCTGACAAGATAATTAAGCTACTGACCAGAGGAATAAGGGAACGGGATATTGTCTCGATTTTTGGCATACCTGGTCTCGAAAAGACCACTTTGGCGAAAAAAATATTCAAAGATTCTTCTATTGTTTCTCACTTTGATGTTCGAGCTTGGGTTACAATTTCGCAATCATATGATGTGAGAGAGCTGTTGAGGATTATCTATAAGCAAGTGACAG GAAACAGAATCATGTTAACAACTCGACTTAAACATGTGGCAATGGAAGTCAAAAACTGTACTAATCCTTATTCCCCTCGATTCCTAACTAGGGAAGCGAGCTGGAAATTGTTGCAGGAAAAAGCATTTCAAAAGGAAACTTGCCCTCCTGAATTACAGGATGTTGGCGTACAAATTGCGGAATATTGTAAAGGACTGCCTCTTACAGTTGTTTTGATTGGTGGAATTCTAGCGAAGAGAAAGGAATGTCTCAGAGTGGTGTGA